CCGAATTTATTTGTGAAGACGGCCGGCATTTGCTCAGGCACGGCGGAACGTTGCCCTGGCGAATCAATAATCCGGGAGATCTGACTGCTCGGATGGTGGATGGAGTGCCTTCTCCGAAAAAAGCCAAAGGCTATGTGGGCTTCGCTACAACCAGATCCGGGAGAACATTTCTTATCTTTCCAGATGAGGAGGCCGGGCGCATGGAGTTGAAGGCGAATTTGAAGAGAATGCACGGAGACCGGACAATTTTGGAGGCAATTCCTGCTTATGCACCCAAGAAAGAAAACAATACTCAAAAATATATAGATGATCTGCTGAAAATCAGCAGTGTTCTGGGAGATAAGAAGATTCGGGACTGCAGTGATGCCGAGTTGACCAAAATAATGAATGGTATCGCAGAAATAGAGGGCTATCACGCTAAATCGGAAACTCGAAAGGAAACCTGGGTTGAAGTAAGCCGAATCAATGCAACCAATGGCATTCAGCCCCTGCCAGATACGGAAATAATAATAGAGATGGGAGGCAGGGAGGAAAGAATAAAATCCGATGTGACGGGGCGTTTTCCTCCAGTGATTCATCCCGCGGACAAATCAGCAGTGCATGTCAAAGTGGTCAGCCCAAAGACCAATGAAGTGGTGAAAATTGGAGAGATTCAGGGCGAAACAGGAAGGGACTTCAATCTCTTGTCGAGATCCCGAAAATGGAAAGGCGTGGCGGGCTCTGAAAAGATAAATAATTCCAAACCAGAAATCAAAAGACCAACGCGCTATGTAGTTCAGCCTGGAGACAATCTGGGGAAAATTTCAAAATTGTATCGAACCACCATTGCCGAAATCAAGGCTGAAAACAATCGACTTAGCGACAAGATTTTTCCCGGTGAAGTACTGCTGATTCACGGGGGCGGGGAGGAAAGGTCAATCGGCGTGCGGCCGTCGAAATCCAGCCTGACAGGAACAACTCAGGCCCCACGTCCCGCTCCTACTTTGATACCCCCAATTCCTTCCAGCACAGAGCCGTCGGACTCAGTGCGGTCCAAAGAGGGAGCAGGTAAAGTTTTGGCTCTTATAAATCCGATGCCGGGGCGAGCCCCTTGGATGCCAATTGCCATTGCGGAAGCCAAACTCAGGCGTGGAAAAGTGGAGCAACT
This is a stretch of genomic DNA from Variovorax paradoxus. It encodes these proteins:
- a CDS encoding LysM peptidoglycan-binding domain-containing protein — encoded protein: MAKLISATYHPNIEVAEFICEDGRHLLRHGGTLPWRINNPGDLTARMVDGVPSPKKAKGYVGFATTRSGRTFLIFPDEEAGRMELKANLKRMHGDRTILEAIPAYAPKKENNTQKYIDDLLKISSVLGDKKIRDCSDAELTKIMNGIAEIEGYHAKSETRKETWVEVSRINATNGIQPLPDTEIIIEMGGREERIKSDVTGRFPPVIHPADKSAVHVKVVSPKTNEVVKIGEIQGETGRDFNLLSRSRKWKGVAGSEKINNSKPEIKRPTRYVVQPGDNLGKISKLYRTTIAEIKAENNRLSDKIFPGEVLLIHGGGEERSIGVRPSKSSLTGTTQAPRPAPTLIPPIPSSTEPSDSVRSKEGAGKVLALINPMPGRAPWMPIAIAEAKLRRGKVEQLIEKEINYHTEIKDGSISMSDRAWCAAFVNWCLSKANYPIENAGYADRKATMGRAHGFYEMNERLKIRNPLFVELEKPIYGAIAMVKNSKTGHGSHVGFVYAKSGSKNLILLGGNQGDQINFSPFRIDPVESHEEKRKNGKIVKIKGRPNRLNFFVPVAYYEQAKKDISNPGIEQADATEINKEMGIEGVEIDKNNSPRTT